In the Hevea brasiliensis isolate MT/VB/25A 57/8 chromosome 8, ASM3005281v1, whole genome shotgun sequence genome, AGTCTAGAATATGAATGTATAAATGAATTCTAAACTAATTACAAggtatattagtaattaaaataatttaaaattgaaactcataattcaaattggatgcaattgaatgagaataaatttaataataattaaattaaatatttatatttaggtgaataaatttaataattattaaattaaatatttatatttaaatttatatatttattgtatatattttaattaattttatctaaattttaatataaatatttaatttttttttataaaatttgattttGAGATGAACTTATATTGATTGCACTCTTTAAAATTTTCGTTAAtgcataaaatgtaaatataagaattagttaattaatttataaataaatttcttgTTAAGTTGATCACaacataaataataatataatgtatatagaattaataaaataattcatgACTATTTATATAGTCACTCTTGCAGTCCCATCTTCACCGATTCACTGAATCTCTTGTATAGAAACCTAAGCTCAAGATAGAAATCTTTTGAATATTAAGAGAAATGGTCTTAATTTGGCTTATGAAAACTGAATCATAATACTAATTCTAtctcataaaaatttcaaaacaAAAATGTTAAGAAGTCTGCTACTTACACAAATGAGCACAAAGAGTCATGGCTGATTACTCTTCTTAAGCCTTGTTTAGTTTATATTATCAAACCAATTTTCTGAAAAGTAGAGTACTCTACTTGCTTTGTGCAAGAAaagtaacatatatatatatatatatatatatatatatatatattatcttttACTTTGTTACGCTATGAATTATTTTATGGGTATTATTGTCttttataatttaaaagaaaactaTTTTTTGATAAATTAATTTGTATACTAATTACATTTATATCATACTTTTTATAAAATAAGTTTCCCATAAGTATACCAGAAGAAAGTATACTTCTTAAAAAGTAGAATATTTTGAAGCAACAATGCCTTAATTTAATCAAcaattaacaattttttttttttttaacaattggcTTTAATAAGAATTCATACTCAAGAACTAATAGTGAAGAACGACTCCAGTACCAGAATTAACAAATCTTAATTCTTCTCAGTATGCAATTATGCATTAAGTAATAAGAAAATTTCTCTTCTATGCTAACATAGAAGTCCCTAAAaagacctcaaataaataatgacAAGAGCTTTCTTTCACCTCCCTGCAAACTACAATTAGTTCCAGCAGATGCATAACCACCACTCTCCAACGTTGTCATTTCAGACTCCTCCTCTGATGGCATCACCGACCGTTGCTTCTCCTCGGCCGGGTGCATCAAACAGAGGTCAAGATTTGTGAGTCCACATATACCCTCATCATCATCAGACCTCTTCCTCTTTAATGTTGTTGTTCTTGTTGTCTTCGATCCTGAACTCACATTTATAGGCGTAAAATTTACACATTCTGAAAAGTTATCCAAGTCCGGTCCTAACATCCTACCGTCAAACTCTAGTATAGGTTCTAAAGCACCGCCACGGAGCACCGTCATCACCGCCGTCTGGCAGACGTGCCAGTTTCCAGTCCAGAGAAGCCCCACTGCTCCACTCACTGGATTCACCGTTCGCCCCACAGCCTCAAACAAAAGCGACTGAAACAATGCTGAAAAAACAGAAAAATTAACCATCATCAGCCAGTGATCAAATAAGATATTTTAAAACCAACTGTCTGGTGTTATAGTTTACCGGATACTTACAAGGACGCTGGTTTAGAGGCACGGAGGAGATGAAGGACATGAGGCCGGCACGGCCAAAGAACTTGGCGACAAAGACGGTGGCGTTTGCCTGAGCCTGAGGATTGATTATCCACTGCAGGCATTGTCGAAGCATGCAATCCTCACTGCAGCCCTTTCGGAGGATTCTACACCCATTACAGCTCATAGTGAAAAGATTTTCCGGCACCGAAACATGAATTTCAGATATATATCCGGTGAAGAGCAAGGATGAGAAAGATGGGTTCTCTTTGATGGGTTTTCTTTGAtcacaagaaagaaagaattaAAGAATAGTGGTTGAGGAAGCAAGAAAGGCAAGACTACATTTAGGCATATATAGAGATATAGAGGGTTGAAATTAACCATGGTTAGGTTTGGGTTTAACACTTGTGTTAGGGCTAGCTTGCAAAGGAGTGAGGAAGTGAGAGCGGCTACGTGTTTCCTGGAGTAGTTAGGGTTCCACAGCCGTTGGATTCTTGTGTGGATTGTTGAGTAGATTCTTTTTATGTTGGCCTTTCCCTTCCCTTTATTCTTGGAGTTGATTGGAAGATTAGGTCAAGTGGAGGAAGAGATGGCCACGGCTACCTTTAATGGAAAATTCTTATTAACACGTTCAAGAAACGAtatgtataataaaatttatgtgtaaaaTATCACATGTTCA is a window encoding:
- the LOC110662995 gene encoding LOB domain-containing protein 37; the protein is MSCNGCRILRKGCSEDCMLRQCLQWIINPQAQANATVFVAKFFGRAGLMSFISSVPLNQRPSLFQSLLFEAVGRTVNPVSGAVGLLWTGNWHVCQTAVMTVLRGGALEPILEFDGRMLGPDLDNFSECVNFTPINVSSGSKTTRTTTLKRKRSDDDEGICGLTNLDLCLMHPAEEKQRSVMPSEEESEMTTLESGGYASAGTNCSLQGGERKLLSLFI